Proteins from a genomic interval of Microbacterium phyllosphaerae:
- the coaBC gene encoding bifunctional phosphopantothenoylcysteine decarboxylase/phosphopantothenate--cysteine ligase CoaBC, translating to MNIVVGVTGGIAAYKTVHLVRLLTKAGHEVTVVPTEDALRFVGTPTWEALSRHPVTTSVHDDVARVRHVALGQNADLVIVAPATANTIAKITAGIADDLLGTTLLATEAPVVLAPAMHAEMWRNAATQANIATLASRGVHLVGPADGELAGGDSGPGRMSEPEVIVEAALALLAPRDLAGLRVAISAGGTREPIDPVRFLGNRSSGRQGIALAAEAAARGADVTVVAANVSADVLAEARHPSVRVVSVGTAAELSTAMKDASASADLVIMAAAVADYRPASVSDQKLTKEQGLLTHLELVENEDVVGALAALRADGHAPEGQTIVAFAAETSEDADERLDRARRKRERKGVDLLAVNLANAEHGFEKRDNAVEIVGGGGAVVASASGSKREVAGAILDAVRRMR from the coding sequence GTGAACATCGTCGTCGGGGTTACAGGTGGCATCGCCGCATACAAGACAGTGCACCTGGTGCGTCTGCTGACCAAGGCGGGTCATGAGGTGACCGTGGTGCCGACGGAGGACGCACTGCGCTTCGTCGGCACACCGACGTGGGAGGCGCTCAGTCGGCATCCGGTCACGACCAGCGTGCACGACGACGTCGCCCGCGTGCGGCACGTGGCTCTCGGTCAGAACGCCGACCTGGTGATCGTGGCTCCGGCCACCGCCAACACGATCGCGAAGATCACCGCGGGCATCGCCGACGACCTGCTCGGCACCACGCTGCTCGCCACCGAGGCTCCTGTCGTCCTCGCGCCCGCCATGCACGCCGAGATGTGGCGCAATGCGGCGACCCAGGCGAACATCGCGACCCTCGCGTCACGCGGGGTGCACCTGGTCGGCCCGGCTGACGGTGAGCTCGCCGGAGGAGACAGCGGGCCGGGTCGTATGTCGGAGCCCGAGGTCATCGTCGAGGCCGCCCTCGCCCTGCTCGCACCGCGTGACCTCGCCGGACTGCGCGTCGCGATCTCGGCCGGCGGCACCCGCGAGCCCATCGATCCCGTGCGATTCCTCGGAAACCGCTCCAGCGGCCGGCAGGGCATCGCGCTCGCGGCGGAGGCCGCCGCCCGCGGAGCCGACGTGACGGTCGTCGCCGCGAATGTCTCGGCCGACGTGCTCGCCGAGGCACGGCATCCGTCGGTCCGCGTCGTGTCTGTGGGAACCGCCGCCGAGCTCTCGACAGCGATGAAGGATGCCTCCGCGAGCGCTGACCTCGTGATCATGGCGGCCGCGGTCGCCGACTATCGACCCGCATCCGTGTCGGATCAGAAGCTCACGAAGGAGCAGGGCCTGCTGACGCACCTCGAGCTCGTCGAGAACGAGGACGTCGTCGGAGCGCTGGCGGCTCTCCGTGCCGACGGTCATGCGCCGGAGGGGCAGACGATCGTCGCGTTCGCTGCCGAGACCTCCGAGGACGCGGACGAGCGGCTGGATCGCGCTCGCCGCAAGCGCGAGCGCAAGGGCGTCGACCTGCTCGCCGTCAACCTCGCGAACGCCGAGCACGGTTTCGAGAAGAGGGACAACGCGGTCGAGATCGTCGGAGGGGGTGGTGCTGTCGTGGCATCCGCGTCAGGCTCGAAACGCGAGGTGGCAGGAGCGATCCTGGATGCTGTGCGCAGAATGCGCTAA
- a CDS encoding NRDE family protein: MCTVVIDVAGPDSARLLAVRDEDPQREWDALGEWWPDAHPGVSGIRDRRAGGAWLAVNLSERRLAVLLNRADVVDLAGDAAVSRGSLALESVAGRSPVAPLQMHGFNLLEVRPEGSRVLSWDGVELRETPIGDGIHMIAHDDLDDLGTPRIAAWLPAFRALGPAAESTDWTREWTSLLASSSRLDPEDDRAIIRDNRPHGYPTQSLLYCTASVTPAGVEVDYRALPSPGHWDH; the protein is encoded by the coding sequence GTGTGCACCGTGGTGATCGATGTGGCCGGCCCCGACTCCGCGCGTCTGCTCGCGGTGCGCGATGAGGATCCGCAGCGCGAGTGGGATGCCCTCGGCGAATGGTGGCCGGACGCGCACCCCGGGGTCTCGGGCATCCGCGACCGACGGGCGGGTGGCGCCTGGCTCGCGGTCAACCTCTCCGAGCGCCGCCTCGCCGTGCTGCTCAACCGCGCCGACGTGGTCGATCTCGCCGGCGACGCGGCTGTCTCTCGCGGCTCGCTCGCACTGGAGTCCGTGGCGGGCCGCTCCCCCGTCGCGCCACTGCAGATGCACGGCTTCAATCTGCTCGAGGTGCGTCCCGAGGGGTCGCGCGTGCTGAGCTGGGATGGTGTCGAGCTGCGCGAGACGCCGATCGGCGATGGCATCCATATGATCGCCCACGACGATCTCGACGACCTCGGGACTCCTCGCATCGCCGCCTGGCTGCCCGCGTTCCGCGCCCTCGGCCCGGCCGCCGAGAGCACGGACTGGACACGCGAGTGGACCTCTCTGCTCGCATCGTCGTCGCGACTCGACCCCGAAGACGACCGCGCGATCATCCGCGACAACCGGCCCCACGGATACCCCACGCAGTCGCTGCTCTACTGCACGGCATCCGTCACACCGGCAGGGGTCGAGGTCGACTACCGTGCACTCCCGAGCCCCGGCCACTGGGACCACTGA
- a CDS encoding GlxA family transcriptional regulator gives MKTVACVVQDGFAPFEFGLACEAFGLDRSNDGVPNFDFRVIAPHPGVVKSKLGFSINVEHDLSFAYEADLVVLCPVPREYWPNIDPLLLDVARDAVARGAWLLTICSASFILGAAGVLDGRRATTHWMYADIMAEMYPQIDIDPDVLFVQDGRIITSAGTAAGIDACLHLLRQELGAELTNRIARRMVVPPQRDGGQAQFIDRPIPVVQSDSLAAVADWAVEHLRDDLGVDQLAARALMSPRTFARRFKAEYGATPAAWLARQRVLHAQRLLERSDLSLEQIADECGFGSAAVLRQNFSRVLGTTPTAYRARFSCVDDAESSAA, from the coding sequence TGCGTCGTCCAAGACGGATTCGCGCCGTTCGAATTCGGTCTCGCCTGCGAGGCGTTCGGCCTCGACCGTTCGAACGACGGAGTGCCGAACTTCGACTTCCGGGTCATCGCGCCGCATCCCGGGGTCGTGAAGTCGAAGCTCGGATTCTCGATCAACGTCGAGCACGATCTCTCGTTCGCGTACGAGGCAGATCTCGTCGTGCTCTGCCCGGTGCCGCGCGAGTACTGGCCGAACATCGATCCGCTCCTGCTCGATGTGGCCCGCGACGCGGTGGCGCGCGGCGCCTGGCTGCTGACCATCTGCAGTGCGTCGTTCATCCTCGGCGCGGCGGGGGTGCTCGACGGTCGTCGCGCCACCACGCACTGGATGTATGCCGACATCATGGCCGAGATGTACCCGCAGATCGACATCGACCCCGACGTGCTCTTCGTGCAGGACGGGCGGATCATCACGAGCGCGGGCACCGCCGCGGGCATCGACGCGTGCCTGCACCTGCTGCGTCAGGAGCTCGGCGCCGAGCTCACCAATCGCATCGCCCGGCGCATGGTGGTGCCGCCTCAGCGCGACGGTGGGCAGGCGCAGTTCATCGATCGCCCGATCCCGGTGGTCCAGAGCGACTCGCTCGCAGCGGTCGCCGACTGGGCGGTCGAGCACCTGCGCGACGACCTCGGTGTCGATCAGCTCGCGGCCCGCGCGCTCATGTCGCCGCGCACCTTCGCCCGCCGGTTCAAGGCCGAGTACGGCGCGACACCTGCGGCCTGGCTGGCCCGCCAGCGGGTGCTGCACGCCCAGCGCCTGCTGGAGCGCAGCGATCTGTCGCTCGAGCAGATCGCCGACGAGTGCGGCTTCGGGTCGGCCGCGGTACTGAGGCAGAACTTCTCACGCGTGCTCGGCACGACCCCGACCGCTTATCGGGCGCGCTTCTCCTGCGTGGACGACGCGGAGTCCTCCGCGGCCTGA